One part of the Coffea eugenioides isolate CCC68of chromosome 10, Ceug_1.0, whole genome shotgun sequence genome encodes these proteins:
- the LOC113750793 gene encoding uncharacterized protein LOC113750793, protein MGLGNTIVDENDASNQDRAKAMIFLRRHLDEGLKVEYLTVKDPLVLWRDLKERFDHLKLQQYRERGFKKYSELIACLLLAEQNNELLLKNHESRPTGASPFPEANGTQFQNSGRGRGRGRRGGRGRSRGRGRGRGRDHSRFVPRENYSRGKQQNISQERENDYDPKEGEKKVYEEK, encoded by the exons ATGGGTCTTGGTAATACTATTGTTGATGAGAATGATGCCTCAAACCAAGACCGTGCTAAGGCCATGATTTTCCTTCGTCGTCATTTAGATGAAGGACTAAAAGTAGAATATCTTACTGTCAAAGATCCTCTTGTCCTTTGGCGAGATTTGAAAGAAAGATTCGACCACCTGAAGTTG CAGCAATATAGAGAGAgaggatttaaaaaatattctgaaCTTATTGCATGTCTTCTGTTGGCtgaacaaaataatgaattacTGCTGAAAAATCATGAGTCCCGACCAACTGGTGCAAGTCCATTCCCTGAAGCGAATGGgactcaatttcaaaattctggTCGAGGTCGTGGACGTGGCCGTAGAGGTGGCCGTGGAAGAAGccgtggacgtggccgtggcCGTGGACGTGATCATAGTAGATTTGTGCCTCGTGAAAATTATAGCCGTGGCAAGCAACAAAATATTTctcaagagagagaaaatgacTACGATCCgaaagaaggagaaaagaaagtttatgaagaaaaatga